The following are encoded in a window of Vigna unguiculata cultivar IT97K-499-35 chromosome 8, ASM411807v1, whole genome shotgun sequence genomic DNA:
- the LOC114194309 gene encoding LOW QUALITY PROTEIN: uncharacterized protein LOC114194309 (The sequence of the model RefSeq protein was modified relative to this genomic sequence to represent the inferred CDS: inserted 1 base in 1 codon) codes for MRSVEVAKTVLEVADVAWTAVEHTHHFRRHSPSVPPATSADDCPSDHDLEALRSENRRLRNLLDQNLKLLQNLSESPCIDKCPPDLNDRLAATMRSDEYLSRLKFLQQEAASGGNQFPFKEATEADYQSADILVNVDSQEPSWWVWVKDETDPINIEEMSGIDDESYLVISEEHVVDGVANFMAKCILSNPKALNFSPEELQKAISKALQGTSKLETIVDIWQAGKLFYTLATWGLALAGLYQSRALLRVAAKGVHSGSKLALRXSMKMVVP; via the exons ATGCGAAGCGTCGAGGTGGCCAAGACGGTGCTCGAGGTTGCCGACGTTGCATGGACCGCCGTCGAACACACCCACCATTTCCGCCGCCACAGTCCTTCCGTCCCTCCCGCCACCTCTGCCGATGACTGCCCCTCTGACCATGATTTGGAAGCTCTGCGATCAGAAAATCGACGCCTCAGGAACTTGCTCGACCAGAATCTGAAACTACTCCAAAACCTCTCTGAATCGCCTTGCATCGATAAATGCCCTCCCGAt TTGAATGACCGGTTAGCTGCTACCATGAGGTCTGATGAGTACCTGAGTCGGCTCAAGTTCCTACAACAGGAAGCTGCTAGCGGAGGAAATCAATTTCCTTTCAAGGAGGCCACTG AGGCTGATTATCAATCAGCTGACATTTTGGTCAATGTTGACTCTCAAGAACCAAGTTGGTGGGTGTGGGTTAAGGATGAGACAGATCCTATTAACATTGAGGAAATGAGTGGAATTGATGATGAGAGTTACTTGGTCATCAGTGAAGAACATGTGGTTGATGGTGTTGCcaacttcatggccaaatgcATTTTGTCGAACCCGAAAGCTCTG AATTTTTCACCGGAGGAACTGCAGAAAG CAATATCAAAGGCATTGCAAGGTACAAGCAAACTGGAAACAATTGTAGATATTTGGCAAGCTGGAAAGTTGTTTTATACTTTGGCTACGTGGGGACTTGCTTTGGCTGG GCTTTACCAAAGTCGTGCATTGTTAAGAGTTGCTGCGAAAGGTGTTCATTCAGGAAGTAAACTTGCTCTTA GCTCTATGAAGATGGTTGTTCCATGA